AAGTTTCCTCCTTCAATATATTTTTTCTTTTTAAGTGAGTCCAGTTCTTTCAGGGTTTGGTTAGTTGCAATAACCGGAGAACTTTTTGATTTTCTTCCCCATTTTACAATCATAAAGATGGCAATGATCAATGCGATACCTGCCAATGCTGCAAGAATATAGAATTTGTATAACTCCCAATAGTCTTTAGGAGCCAGCTTAACCTCTTTATTCTTCATGATATCATTAATCTGATCTGCTTTTTGAGCTGTATTAATGACGTCTATTTCGTAAGGAATTGTTTTAAGAACCTTATCTCCCACTTTAAATTCCAGTTCAGGAATGGTAAATTTCCCTTCATCAAAAACTGCAAATTCTATTTTTCTTTCATATGAATTGGCATTTTGTCCGATACTGTCCTTTGTTTCTTCAAAATGAAAAGGAAGCAATTCGTTTTTGGGTGCAGAGATCACCTGTTGATCATTAAGGTTATCAACTTTTATGGTAAGATGATTGACTTCACCAAGGGCAATGGTCTTCTTCTCT
This genomic interval from Chryseobacterium joostei contains the following:
- a CDS encoding BatD family protein gives rise to the protein MKKILLILSFLICANAFSQILSSNIEKKTIALGEVNHLTIKVDNLNDQQVISAPKNELLPFHFEETKDSIGQNANSYERKIEFAVFDEGKFTIPELEFKVGDKVLKTIPYEIDVINTAQKADQINDIMKNKEVKLAPKDYWELYKFYILAALAGIALIIAIFMIVKWGRKSKSSPVIATNQTLKELDSLKKKKYIEGGNFRAFYVELIDISRDFIAKQYHLPADVLLTDDLIDVMKKNNTISQDNEKVIEDVFLRGDLVKFAKTFPDQQTMEKDFADIKDFVKRSSKDLEFENLRKDV